Proteins from a single region of Sphaerochaeta globosa str. Buddy:
- a CDS encoding RelA/SpoT family protein — protein sequence MYEQLIERFIQKAFKYPKNDQEKFLAAATFAASKHENQKRASGEPYIIHPLAVGEILIQLKMDADTICAGLLHDTLEDTATTYEELKEVFGQSVADMVEGETKIANLKTMNKSLAEAETIRKMFFAMSKDIRVIIKLADKLHNMRTLQHLNPERAREIAGDTLDIFAPLADRLGISWLKDELEDLSLKILKPDTFNYIQEYLLSKKSEQKAYLSRIEKSIYRACVDAEFSDIIVTSRAKHTYSIYMKMKKRKKEIDEIFDILGVRILCNSVTECYTILGVVHRLWPPIEGRFKDYIAMPKANNYQSLHTTVMALDGKLLEIQIRTKEMHFTAEYGVAAHWSYKAESGSDTGSWSTMDNEQFSKIISKLKTWSNEIETSESYMDDIKGELLKDTIYVFTPQGHIVELSANATALDFAYQIHTEVGNHTTGAKADGSIIPLNAPLKNTQVIEILTSPNARPHLQWLRYAQTSSARKKIKAWLNKYDENILIDKDIIAKRKVVEPPVKLEPQIITPLPDDESIVRQVVDAKRMKFRVGDEKNMMIHIAQCCTPVRGDDIVGYISRGRGIIVHKRDCPNLKNMSEIVDRSIEVEWETEFPKLTKRFSVTSKRTYDLFGEIEGALRKFKGHLIEGRLFDDEEGKLMGTFTMEVEREEDFKKIIKNLKTIPSINTISEIK from the coding sequence ATGTACGAACAGCTGATCGAACGATTCATTCAAAAAGCATTCAAGTATCCCAAGAACGATCAGGAAAAATTCTTGGCAGCCGCCACGTTTGCGGCTAGCAAGCATGAAAACCAGAAGCGCGCCAGTGGCGAGCCGTATATAATCCACCCCCTAGCAGTCGGCGAGATACTGATCCAGCTGAAAATGGATGCCGACACCATTTGTGCAGGCCTTTTGCACGACACCCTTGAAGATACCGCAACCACCTATGAAGAGCTGAAAGAGGTTTTTGGGCAAAGTGTTGCCGATATGGTGGAAGGCGAGACCAAGATTGCAAACCTGAAGACGATGAATAAGAGTCTGGCCGAGGCTGAGACGATTCGCAAGATGTTCTTTGCCATGAGCAAGGATATCAGGGTCATCATCAAGCTTGCGGACAAGCTGCACAACATGCGAACGCTGCAACACCTTAATCCTGAGCGTGCCCGGGAAATCGCCGGCGACACCCTCGATATTTTTGCACCCCTTGCCGACAGACTCGGCATTTCCTGGCTCAAGGATGAACTGGAAGACCTCAGCCTAAAGATTCTCAAACCCGATACTTTCAACTACATCCAGGAATACTTGCTCTCCAAAAAGAGTGAGCAGAAAGCCTATCTGAGCAGAATTGAGAAGTCCATCTACCGAGCCTGCGTCGATGCTGAATTCAGCGATATCATTGTTACCAGCCGGGCAAAGCACACCTACTCGATTTACATGAAAATGAAGAAGCGCAAGAAGGAGATCGATGAGATTTTTGATATCCTTGGCGTACGCATTCTCTGCAATTCCGTCACCGAGTGTTATACAATTTTGGGGGTCGTACATCGGCTCTGGCCCCCTATTGAGGGTCGTTTCAAAGACTATATCGCCATGCCCAAGGCGAACAATTATCAGAGCCTTCACACCACCGTCATGGCGCTTGACGGCAAGTTGCTGGAAATCCAGATCAGGACCAAGGAAATGCACTTCACCGCTGAATACGGTGTAGCCGCCCATTGGAGCTATAAGGCGGAATCAGGAAGCGACACCGGCTCTTGGTCGACAATGGACAATGAGCAGTTCTCCAAAATCATCAGCAAACTCAAGACCTGGTCCAATGAGATTGAGACCAGCGAATCATATATGGATGACATCAAGGGGGAATTGCTTAAGGATACCATTTATGTATTCACCCCCCAAGGCCACATCGTCGAACTCTCCGCCAATGCCACTGCCTTGGACTTTGCCTACCAGATCCATACCGAGGTCGGCAACCATACCACAGGGGCGAAGGCCGATGGTTCGATTATTCCACTCAATGCCCCGCTGAAGAACACCCAAGTCATAGAAATTCTCACCAGCCCCAATGCAAGACCCCATTTGCAGTGGTTACGGTATGCCCAGACCAGCAGTGCCCGCAAGAAAATCAAGGCATGGCTGAACAAGTATGATGAGAACATCCTCATTGACAAGGACATCATTGCCAAACGCAAGGTTGTGGAACCACCGGTCAAGCTTGAACCTCAGATTATCACTCCACTACCCGATGATGAGAGTATAGTCCGTCAGGTTGTCGACGCAAAGCGTATGAAATTCCGCGTGGGCGACGAGAAAAACATGATGATCCACATTGCACAGTGCTGTACGCCTGTGCGAGGGGACGATATCGTCGGCTATATCAGCAGAGGTCGGGGCATCATCGTCCACAAGCGCGATTGTCCGAATCTCAAGAACATGAGCGAAATTGTCGACCGCTCGATCGAGGTGGAATGGGAAACTGAGTTCCCCAAACTCACCAAGCGCTTCAGCGTAACCAGCAAGCGCACCTATGACTTGTTCGGGGAAATTGAAGGAGCTTTGCGCAAGTTCAAGGGACACCTCATCGAAGGCCGTCTTTTCGACGATGAGGAAGGCAAGTTGATGGGAACATTCACCATGGAAGTGGAACGCGAAGAAGACTTCAAGAAAATCATCAAGAACCTGAAAACCATCCCTTCCATCAACACCATTTCAGAAATCAAATAG
- a CDS encoding putative manganese-dependent inorganic diphosphatase, translating into MAEIYVSGHRNPDMDSICAAYSYAYLKNKVDPSNTYLPVRCGSLNDATKAQFERLGLTPPPFIKDVRTKVSSVTRKAEAVVQVDDPVYTLVSFYGTSSRSSVVPVMDTGKYRGLLSVDEVSSFILKENSGKRPLYHFVVDNFPKVLKGSFVKKGEQKSFTAPIMVGAMRYVIFCRHMDALQGQAPILVVGDREDHIKKAIELQIPAIILTGIEHEVTSNVNWEAYRGTVFVSALDTAETLRLLRLSVPVVQLMVQDPPSLQADSLFEEARDILAESEFRGLPVFEGETYTGFVTRRCFLHKPKIKLIMVDHNETEQGVEGIEEAEVVEIIDHHRLGAAKTRNPIFICCEPLGSTCTIIYKLYVRNSIAITAQLAKVLLSGIISDTIMLKSPTTTFEDYTAVQDLLSIAQVHDMMTFGQTMFASGASLAKEDPRKMLESDFKQYKELGVSFGIGQCEVTTLSDVDDYKASYLAELGKLKIAHNLDWAMFLITDVVRENSVLLMTSMPIAERKLAYKKESEGKFLLSGVLSRKKQLLPEILRVLEE; encoded by the coding sequence GTGGCTGAGATCTATGTAAGTGGACACCGTAATCCCGATATGGACAGCATCTGTGCTGCCTATAGTTATGCGTATTTGAAAAATAAGGTCGATCCAAGCAACACCTATCTTCCCGTACGGTGCGGAAGTCTCAACGATGCGACAAAAGCACAGTTTGAACGCTTAGGCCTCACACCACCGCCTTTTATCAAGGATGTCCGAACCAAGGTGAGCAGTGTTACGAGAAAAGCGGAGGCCGTTGTGCAGGTTGACGATCCTGTATATACGCTGGTCTCCTTTTATGGTACTTCCAGCCGCTCTTCTGTCGTTCCTGTAATGGATACGGGAAAGTATCGAGGCTTATTAAGTGTCGATGAGGTGAGCAGCTTCATTCTCAAGGAGAATAGCGGCAAGCGTCCTCTCTATCACTTTGTAGTAGATAATTTCCCCAAGGTTCTCAAAGGTTCATTTGTTAAAAAAGGGGAGCAGAAAAGCTTCACTGCACCCATAATGGTAGGGGCGATGCGCTATGTGATATTCTGTAGGCATATGGATGCTCTGCAAGGGCAAGCTCCCATTTTGGTGGTCGGAGATAGGGAAGACCACATTAAGAAGGCTATCGAATTGCAGATTCCGGCCATCATTCTGACAGGAATTGAACATGAGGTTACCAGCAATGTAAATTGGGAAGCCTACCGTGGTACGGTATTCGTAAGTGCCCTTGACACCGCAGAAACCTTGCGTCTCTTGCGCCTCAGTGTTCCAGTTGTCCAGCTTATGGTACAGGATCCACCCAGTCTCCAGGCTGATTCTCTTTTTGAGGAAGCCAGGGATATTCTTGCCGAGAGCGAATTCCGCGGACTCCCTGTTTTTGAAGGCGAGACCTATACCGGGTTTGTGACCCGCCGTTGCTTTCTGCACAAGCCCAAAATCAAGCTCATCATGGTAGACCACAATGAGACCGAGCAAGGGGTGGAGGGTATTGAGGAAGCTGAGGTTGTTGAGATCATCGACCATCACCGTCTCGGGGCTGCAAAGACACGCAATCCGATTTTTATCTGCTGCGAGCCTCTCGGCTCAACCTGCACCATCATCTACAAGCTGTATGTACGTAACAGTATTGCAATCACCGCGCAACTGGCAAAGGTGCTACTCAGCGGCATTATCAGCGATACCATCATGCTCAAGAGCCCTACCACGACTTTTGAGGACTATACTGCCGTACAGGACCTGCTATCCATTGCACAGGTTCACGACATGATGACCTTCGGCCAAACCATGTTTGCTAGCGGTGCATCGCTTGCCAAGGAGGATCCGCGTAAAATGCTTGAGTCCGACTTCAAGCAGTACAAGGAGCTGGGAGTCAGCTTTGGTATTGGCCAGTGTGAAGTCACCACCCTCAGTGATGTGGACGATTACAAGGCTTCCTATCTCGCGGAGCTTGGGAAACTGAAGATTGCTCACAATCTGGACTGGGCAATGTTCCTCATCACCGACGTTGTGCGTGAAAACAGCGTTCTGTTGATGACCAGCATGCCGATAGCCGAACGCAAGCTCGCCTACAAGAAGGAGAGCGAAGGGAAATTCCTGCTCAGCGGAGTGCTGTCTCGTAAGAAGCAGCTGTTGCCGGAAATACTCAGAGTGTTGGAAGAATAG
- a CDS encoding RpiB/LacA/LacB family sugar-phosphate isomerase: MPSVVLANDHGAVDLATLLVEYLEKVGYTVNHLGVKTNDSVDYPDMAKIACDEYKKGGYEFGILLCGTGIGISISANKIEGIRCALPQNSYAAAMARRHNDVNFIAFGGRINYPENPVDMLDAFMEATFEGDRHQRRVDKIMSLEHSC, translated from the coding sequence ATGCCAAGCGTAGTACTAGCAAATGACCACGGAGCTGTAGATTTGGCTACTCTTTTGGTTGAGTACCTGGAAAAAGTTGGGTATACAGTCAATCATCTGGGTGTTAAGACTAATGACTCGGTAGATTATCCTGACATGGCCAAGATAGCCTGCGATGAGTATAAGAAAGGAGGCTATGAATTCGGCATCCTTTTGTGTGGTACCGGTATCGGCATCTCCATCAGTGCCAACAAGATTGAAGGGATTCGTTGCGCCCTACCCCAGAACAGCTATGCCGCCGCCATGGCACGCAGGCACAACGATGTGAACTTCATCGCATTCGGGGGAAGAATCAACTACCCAGAGAATCCGGTGGATATGCTTGATGCCTTCATGGAAGCAACCTTCGAAGGGGATCGGCATCAGAGACGAGTCGACAAGATTATGAGCCTGGAGCACAGCTGCTAA
- the prmC gene encoding peptide chain release factor N(5)-glutamine methyltransferase, translated as MTIQAWKVETAALLKGAGLEGTPDLDARLLLQQVTGFDQAKQILFFDKVLTDAQLDSLTSLRKVRLSHKPMAYILGRREFYGRDFQVDERVLIPRSDTETLIEAVLAFAKNKTDTPSIIDVCTGSGCIGITLALELGSAVTLTDLSEGALAVARENARRLVSRPLTFLHGDLLSPTDKKYDIIVSNPPYLTASWCDEVAFEVQWEPRLALEGFSLDGLELIRALVAQSLDHLAAGGALFLECDYRQAETVKQLLVSSRFTNVRIEKDLAGRERVVWGVLACTNS; from the coding sequence ATGACCATCCAGGCGTGGAAAGTCGAAACCGCTGCCTTGCTCAAAGGGGCGGGTTTGGAAGGCACACCCGACCTTGATGCCCGATTGCTTTTACAGCAGGTAACCGGCTTTGATCAAGCTAAGCAGATTCTCTTCTTCGACAAAGTACTTACCGATGCACAATTGGATAGTCTTACCTCCCTGAGAAAAGTCCGTCTGAGCCATAAGCCGATGGCCTACATCCTAGGTCGCAGGGAATTCTACGGGCGGGACTTTCAAGTAGATGAGCGGGTGCTCATACCCCGCTCGGACACCGAAACCCTCATTGAAGCAGTCCTTGCATTTGCAAAAAATAAGACCGATACGCCTTCGATCATCGATGTCTGCACCGGAAGCGGTTGCATCGGCATCACGCTGGCTTTGGAATTAGGCTCTGCTGTTACCCTCACCGACCTCAGTGAAGGTGCTTTGGCGGTCGCCCGAGAGAATGCCCGTCGCCTTGTTTCCAGGCCCCTGACATTCTTACATGGCGATCTTCTCTCCCCTACTGATAAAAAATATGATATCATCGTCAGCAACCCACCCTATCTCACCGCAAGTTGGTGCGATGAGGTCGCCTTTGAGGTACAGTGGGAACCAAGGCTGGCGCTCGAGGGCTTTAGCTTGGATGGACTTGAGCTCATCAGGGCGTTGGTCGCACAGAGTCTTGACCACCTTGCTGCAGGCGGGGCTTTGTTCTTGGAGTGTGACTACCGGCAGGCAGAGACTGTAAAACAGTTGTTAGTTTCAAGTCGATTCACTAATGTGCGCATTGAGAAAGACCTTGCAGGTCGCGAACGAGTCGTATGGGGGGTGCTTGCATGTACGAACAGCTGA